Proteins from a genomic interval of Hemitrygon akajei unplaced genomic scaffold, sHemAka1.3 Scf000034, whole genome shotgun sequence:
- the LOC140720022 gene encoding butyrophilin subfamily 1 member A1-like — MIDAINRVSVTLDVGTAHPLLEVSEDRKRVRRTGTRRNLPDTGKRFTNWACVLGSEGFTSGTHYWEVEVTGNRDWWLGVAAESVERKGLFSLSPETGIWVIRRVDDELHRDNDVTRVRPSPKSRLLAGPIPGRVGVYLSYESGTVSFYDAETKSRFHTFTGNKFTGKLYPFFRTGDANQWLRICSGSAPGL; from the coding sequence tctctgtcaccttgGATGTGGGAACGGCGCATCCGCTGCTCGAGGTGTCCGAGGATCGGAAGAGAGTGAGACGGACTgggacccggaggaatctccctgacaccgggaagagattcacaaactgggcttgtgtgctgggatcggagggattcacatcggggacacattactgggaggtggaggtgacggggaatcgggactggtggctgggagtcgccgcagagtctgtggagaggaagggattgtTCAGTCTGAGTCCCGAGACCGGAATCTGGGTCATCAGGCGGGTTGATGACGAGTTACATCGGGATAATGACGTGACCCGTGTTCGCCCCTCCCCCAAGTCCCGTCTCcttgccggtcccatccccggcagggtgggagtttatctcagttacgagtccgggacagtttcattttacgacgcggagaccaagtcccgtTTCCACACCTTCAccgggaataaattcacggggaaactttatcctttcttccggaCTGGGGATgcaaaccagtggctgagaatctgctccggttccgctccgggtctgtaa